Sequence from the Amaranthus tricolor cultivar Red isolate AtriRed21 chromosome 1, ASM2621246v1, whole genome shotgun sequence genome:
taaaatatttagtaaactagatgaataaaaaagaattcattgattcagtgtattatatttttacatatatatcttaattatttattatatattatataaaaatagacatttaaaaaatgaaatttcCATTTTTTAATTCGCGAGGAGCCGGATGAGAAGAAACTCTCACGTCCAGTTCTGCAGTAGAGATGGAATTACAAAGGAACCATCAACTATAACCCCAAAAGAACTCGATTCCGTAAACAACATAGAGGAAGAATGAAGGGAATATCTTATCGGGGTAATCGTATTTGTTTCGGAAGATATGCTCTTCAGGCACTTGAACCCGCTTGGATCACGTCTAGACAAATAGAAGCCGGGCGACGAGCAATGACACGAAATGCACGTCGCGGTGGAAAAATATGGGTCCGCGTTTTTCCTGACAAACCTGTTACAGTAAGACCCGCAGAAACCCGTATGGGTTCGGGGAAAGGATCTCCCGAATATTGGGTAGCTGTTGTCAAACCAGGTCGAATACTTTATGAAATAAGCGGAGTAGCAGAAAATGTAGCCCGAAGAGCTATCACAATAGCGGCATCAAAAATGCCTATACGAACTCAATTCATTATTTCAGGATAAGAATATAGAACTAAAGGAAATGGATCTTTTGGATAACACCAAGTGGAAGTTTTTTTGgacaaacaatatttctttttCACCTTTTGCATTTAGTTTTGCATTGAAAGaacagataaaaataaaatatgattcAACCTCAGACCCTTTTGAATGTAGCAGACAACAGCGGGGCTCGAGAATTGATGTGTATTCGAATCATAGGAGCTAGCAATCGTCGATATGCTCGTATTGGTGACGTTATTGTTGCTGTGATCAAAGAAGCAATACCTAATACGCCCTTAGAAAGATCCGAAGTGATCAGAGCTGTAATTGTACGTACCTGTAAAGAACTCAAACGCGACAACGGCATGATAATACGATATGATGACAATGCCGCAGTTATTATTGATCAAGAAGGAAATCCAAAGGGAACTCGAATTTTTGGTGCGATTGCCCGGGAATTGAGacaaaaatttactaaaatagtTTCATTAGCTCCTGAGGTATTATAAAATGATAATCTAAggcatttgaatgaatttcaatcaTAGTAGATTGTGTATCACGTATATacctttcattttaaattttttcattttttaattaaaaagaaactaATAACATGTTGATTATATCAAATTTTTGGGACACCACCGATTTTAGTTCATTATGGGTAGGGACACTATTGCTGATATAATAACTTCTATACGAAATGCTGACATGAATAGAAAAGGAACGGTTCGAATAGTATCTACTAACATCACCGAAAACATTGTTAAATTACTTTTACGAGAAGGTTTCATTGAAAATGCGAGAAAACATCAAGAAAGAGATAAAACTTTTTTGGTTTTAACGCTGCGACATAGAAGAAATAAGAAAGGGGCTTATAGAAATACTTTCTATTTAAAAAGGATCAGTCGACCTGGTCTACGAATCTATTCTAACTATCAACGAATTCCTAGAATTTTAGGTGGAATGGGGATTGCAATTCTTTCTACCTCTCGAGGTATAATGACGGATCGGGAAGCTCGACTAGAAGGAATTGGCGGAGaaattttatgttatatatGGTAATCCCTAGAATATTAATATCCGAATTGGATCCAATATTTCCTATTTgggaacaaaaaaagaaaaaaaaaggcttGTCTAATATCACTCCTCTATTAGTTGATACTTTAAGGGGGTTTTATCTGAAATGAAAGAACAAAAATGGATTCATGAAGGTTTGATTACTGAATCACTTCCTAATGGTATGTTCTGGGTTCGTTTAGATAATGAAGATCTGATTCTAGGTTATGTTTCGGGAAGGATACGACGTAGTTCTATACGAATCCTACCGGGAGATAGAGTTAAGATTGAAGTAAGCCGTTATGATTCAACCAGAGGTCGTATAATTTATAGACTCCGCAACAAAGATTCAAACGATTAAGCCGTTTTTCAACATTCCTTATTCCTTTCTACAAAAATAGAATTCAAGGTTCAAAATATCACGAAACTTATTTTCTTCCAAAAAATAGattcaaaattaaaactaaagaaTAACAAATATGAAAATAAGGGCTTCTGTTcgtcaaatttgtgaaaaatgTCGACTGATTCGCCGACGGGGACGAATTATAGTAATTTGTTCTaacccaaaacataaacaacGACAAGGATAATCATTCTACTAAACTATATACTAATGATCTTtctaaaatactaaaataattgctaaaatattttattgctGAAAAAAAATGACGGATTTGTTTTGACATGAAATGGATATATCCATATATCTTTGAATCATATTTATGAGATGATAAAATATGGCAAAACCTATACCAAAAACAGGTTCACGGAGAAATGGACGTATTAATTCGCGTAAAAGTGCACGGAAAATACCAAAGGGTGTTATTCATGTTCAAGCAAGTTTCAATAATACCATTGTGACTGTTACAGATGTACGAGGTCGAGTGGTTTCTTGGGCTTCTGCCGGTACTTGTGGATTCAGGGGTACAAAAAGAGGGACACCTTTTGCAGCTCAAACCGCAGTAGGAAATGCTATTCGTACAGTAGTGGAACAAGGTATGCAACGAGCAGAAGTCATGATAAAAGGTCCCGGTCTCGGAAGAGATGCAGCATTACGGGCTATTCGTAGAAGCGGTATACTATTAAGTTTCGTACGAGACGTAACCCCTATGCCACATAATGGCTGTAGACCTCCTAAAAAAAGACGCGTGTAGAAATAAGAATTGAAGGgatttcaagagaaataaatgATTCAAAGATATGAtcaattttgtaaaatattacTATGGTTCGAGAGAAAATAAGAGTATCTACTCGGACACTGCAGTGGAAATGTGTTGAATCAAGAACAGATAGTAAATGTCTTTATTATGGACGCTTTATTCTCTCTCCACTTATGAAAGGCCAAGCTGATACAATAGGCATCGCGATGCGAAGAGCGTTACTTGGCGAAATAGAAGGAACATGTATCACACGTGcaaaatttgataaaataccGCACGAATACTCTAACATAGTAGGTATTCAAGAATCAGTACACGAAATTTTactgaatttgaaagaaatagtATTGAGAAGTAATCTATATGGAACTTGCGAAGCGTCTATTTGTGTTAGGGGCCCCAGATGTGTAACTGCTCAAGATATCATCTTGCCCCCTTATGTAGAAATAGTTGACAATACACAGCATATAGCTAGCTTGACGGAACCAATTGATTTGTGTATTGGATTACAACTCGAGAGAAATCGCGGATATCAGATAAAAGCGCAAAATAACTTTCAAGATGGAAGTTATCCTATAGATGCTCTATTCATGCCTATTCGAAATGTGAATCATAGTATTCATTCTTATGgaaatgggaatgaaaaacaaGAGATACTTTTTCTCGAAATATGGACAAACGGCAGTTTAACCCCGAAAGAAGCACTTTATGAAGCCTCCCGgaatttaattgatttatttattccCTTTCTACATGCAGAAGAAGAAAACTTATATTTAGAGGACAATCAACACAAAATTTCTTTACCCCTTTTTACCTTTCACAATAGATTGGCTGAAAtaaggaaaaacaaaaaaaaaatagcattgaaatatatttttattgaccAATTAGAATTGCCACCTAGGATCTACAATTGCCTCAAAAAATCCAATATACATACATTATTGGACCTTTTGAATAACAGTCAAGAAGATCTTATTAAAATGGCGGATTTTCATATAGAagatataaaacaaatatttgGCACTTTAGAAAAACATTTCgtaattgatttaaaaaaaaaaaaatgacaaaaaattgaTTGAATTTTCCAGACTGGATCAAAAAATGAATTCAATACAAAATTCAATTGAATAGATGTATCTAGGGAAAATTCACTTTGAAGCGACTATTCCCTAGATACAGACCTTGTGTTATTTCACAAttgaatcaatttaaaaaagaCCTAAAGTTAGGGATTTATCAATGGGTAATGTTGCTCCAATACCTAACCAAAGGGCTACTACAGTACCAACCAAAAAAACAGTTGTAGCTACTGGACGACGAAATGGGTTTTGGAATTTATTCACATTCTCTAAAAAAGGAACTGTTAGTAATCCCGCAGGTACTGAAACCATTAAAAGAACGCCTAATAACTTATTTGGTACTGTACGAAGTATTTGAAATACAGGAAAGAAATACCATTCAGGTAATATTTCCAAAGGAGTTGCAAACGGATCCGCCGGCTCACCAATCATTGATGGTTCTAAAACCGCTAATCCTACGTTACACGCAATAGTACCTAAAATCACTAcaggaaaaatatataaaagatcaTTAGGCCATGCGGGCTCCCCATAATAATTATGCCCCATACCTTTCGCTAATTTAGCTCTTAATACAGGATCATTTAAGTCAGGTTTTTTTGTTATTAGGATAGGTGAATTCTTATAGATTCAATTCATCCCCCGAAAGAACCGGACATGATAATTTTTCATCATCCGGCTCGAGCAAGAATTAAAAGAACCAAATGGAtccataatatattttatccATATAAAAGGTTCTCTGTAAGAACCCCTTTCTTAAACCTCCCTTTCCGAAGTCATACTTATCCATGGAAAGAAAGGAATTTCGCTCTTACAAATAAAAGCTCAATACCCAAGTAGGCTTACAAAGTTTATTATGATCAAATGCTTTTTGGGTCGTCTCACACCTTGTGATTGTTGTTTATTTCCAAACTATTTGGAGATTTTGAGTTTCTATAAAATGTAGAATTACATATATTACAAATCAAAGGGTTCACTTGTTACTAATATAGCCAGTCTCTATTGTTCTTTAGATCCCTTGTTTCACTCCGATAGTATCATAGATCAGGTCAATGCCGAGGAAATGAATGCATTTCAATACTATTCAAACTATtagttaatagaaaatatatatattaaaaaaatgaaaaaaatctgGGTTATATCATGCAAAATCAAACATTCAACTGGATCTTACGGAGCCTCTTCATGCATGACATGATTCAGGGTTGATCATAGAATAGAATTTCTTCAAAGGAACCAGCCTACCCTCTATATAAAACTTACTTATATGGTGGTTGGACAAAAGACACATtggattatgaatttcaatgtGGCAGAAAAGAAGATATACCTGCACGGCCTAATCAATAGTTCAAGTCACACACTCCCATAATCCATTTTAATTTCGGAGAATTACCTTCAACTAGTGATGTTATGTTAAATaactaaatacaaaattatggaGTTGAAGGAAAATGTCCAAATACATggattattgaaaataataatccatACATGTAGCAATGAAATACTGTTGTTCTTTCTACAAGTGATAAATGATTGATTACAAATAGCTATGATAGAACTTTGCTATTCTATAAGGGCCCAGAAATACCCTGTTTACGTATCATTAGAAAGTGCATTAACATAAATACAGCAGTAAGAAGAGGCAATACAAAAGTGTGTAAACTATAAAAACGAGTCAAAGTGGATTGTCCCACACTAGCACTCCCCCGCAATAACTCTACCAAAGGCGATCCTATTACAGGAATAGCGTCCGGTACGCCTGTTAAAATTTTGACTGCCCAATATCCAATTTGATCCCAAGGTAAGGAATAACCGGTTACACCAAAAGACGCGGTCAATACACCTAGAACCACACCTGTAACCCAAGTCAATTCTCGAGGTTTTTTAAACCCACCGGTGAGATACACACGAAATACATGCAGGATCATCATTAGAACCATCATACTCGCCGACCACCGATGAACTGATCGTATTAACCAACCAAAGTTAGCTTCAGTCATTATATATTGAACAGAAGCAAAAGCCTCAGTAACGGTTGGACGATAGTAAAAAGTCATAGCAAACCCCGTAGCTACTTGTACTAAAAAACAAGTAAGAGTAATTCCGCCTAGACAATAAAATATGTTAACATGAGGAGGAACATATTTACTAGTTATATCATCCGCAATCGCCTGAATCTCGAGACGTTCTTCGAACCAATCATAGACTTTATTGAGATAGGTAACCTTCGAATCCCCCCCCCTAAGAACCGTATATGAGACTTTCATCTCGTACAGCTCAAGCAGACACACCCAAATActgaattaaaatgaaaagggatTATAGAATAGAAAGTTGAAAACTTCTTAATCCCCTATTCAGATTCGGAAGATAGAAAGGAATAAAAATCCGACAGTTCTTCTTTGTGGTGATAATGCCAAAATATCAAGTCAGCTCAGTTGTCTTTCGCTTAATTGTTACTACAGGCTTCTTGAATATTCTCTTTTCctatttttctttgatttcttttttttgtgcCTATGCCTAATACCGCTTTTTGCTTTTTTTATCATTGATAGGAATTTC
This genomic interval carries:
- the LOC130806598 gene encoding 50S ribosomal protein L16, chloroplastic — its product is MKGISYRGNRICFGRYALQALEPAWITSRQIEAGRRAMTRNARRGGKIWVRVFPDKPVTVRPAETRMGSGKGSPEYWVAVVKPGRILYEISGVAENVARRAITIAASKMPIRTQFIISG
- the LOC130806589 gene encoding 50S ribosomal protein L14, chloroplastic — translated: MIQPQTLLNVADNSGARELMCIRIIGASNRRYARIGDVIVAVIKEAIPNTPLERSEVIRAVIVRTCKELKRDNGMIIRYDDNAAVIIDQEGNPKGTRIFGAIARELRQKFTKIVSLAPEVL
- the LOC130802585 gene encoding 30S ribosomal protein S8, chloroplastic-like, whose protein sequence is MGRDTIADIITSIRNADMNRKGTVRIVSTNITENIVKLLLREGFIENARKHQERDKTFLVLTLRHRRNKKGAYRNTFYLKRISRPGLRIYSNYQRIPRILGGMGIAILSTSRGIMTDREARLEGIGGEILCYIW
- the LOC130806571 gene encoding 30S ribosomal protein S11, chloroplastic, translated to MAKPIPKTGSRRNGRINSRKSARKIPKGVIHVQASFNNTIVTVTDVRGRVVSWASAGTCGFRGTKRGTPFAAQTAVGNAIRTVVEQGMQRAEVMIKGPGLGRDAALRAIRRSGILLSFVRDVTPMPHNGCRPPKKRRV
- the LOC130806525 gene encoding DNA-directed RNA polymerase subunit alpha — translated: MVREKIRVSTRTLQWKCVESRTDSKCLYYGRFILSPLMKGQADTIGIAMRRALLGEIEGTCITRAKFDKIPHEYSNIVGIQESVHEILLNLKEIVLRSNLYGTCEASICVRGPRCVTAQDIILPPYVEIVDNTQHIASLTEPIDLCIGLQLERNRGYQIKAQNNFQDGSYPIDALFMPIRNVNHSIHSYGNGNEKQEILFLEIWTNGSLTPKEALYEASRNLIDLFIPFLHAEEENLYLEDNQHKISLPLFTFHNRLAEIRKNKKKIALKYIFIDQLELPPRIYNCLKKSNIHTLLDLLNNSQEDLIKMADFHIEDIKQIFGTLEKHFVIDLKKKK